The Tepidisphaeraceae bacterium genome includes a region encoding these proteins:
- a CDS encoding prepilin-type N-terminal cleavage/methylation domain-containing protein translates to MSRNRKSSRRSCPLGFTLVELLVVIGIIALLISILLPSLNKARQAANTVACASNMRQIGLMFRMYANENSGILPPGGYQLAPGRNWTWTDWMDKYLTGGRMPDAVKDGDYSNTAQTYCPPILQCPSDNSTPMRNITYKPIRNRNWNSFGLGSLGISTISAGPTTVDFYGKPASRKQYSSIANDTIMLMEWSDGSVINDSLPNSPMGTTGGSAKDAPAQQVKGPWENTNLPSNSPVGAISYALHPGGRFNYLIADGHVEAMTPYESAGVIKGSPDYINRMKGPTSGRWTYVKD, encoded by the coding sequence ATGTCGCGCAACCGCAAATCGTCCCGTCGGTCCTGTCCCTTGGGCTTCACGCTGGTCGAGTTACTCGTTGTCATCGGCATCATCGCCCTGCTGATCAGCATCCTGCTTCCGTCGCTGAATAAGGCGAGGCAGGCTGCCAACACGGTCGCGTGCGCCAGCAACATGCGGCAGATCGGCCTGATGTTCCGGATGTACGCGAACGAGAACAGCGGGATTCTGCCACCGGGCGGCTATCAGCTTGCGCCGGGTCGAAACTGGACTTGGACCGACTGGATGGACAAGTACTTGACCGGTGGTCGCATGCCTGACGCCGTCAAGGACGGCGACTATTCCAATACCGCCCAAACGTACTGCCCGCCAATTCTTCAGTGCCCGTCGGACAATAGCACGCCCATGCGGAACATCACGTACAAGCCGATCCGCAACCGTAATTGGAACTCGTTCGGGCTGGGTTCTCTGGGCATATCGACGATATCTGCCGGTCCTACAACGGTAGATTTTTACGGCAAGCCCGCCTCGAGAAAGCAATATTCGTCCATTGCGAACGACACCATCATGCTGATGGAGTGGTCGGATGGTTCAGTGATCAACGATTCGCTTCCCAACAGCCCAATGGGCACGACGGGTGGCTCTGCGAAAGATGCGCCGGCCCAACAGGTTAAGGGGCCTTGGGAGAATACAAACCTTCCGAGCAATTCCCCGGTCGGCGCCATCTCGTACGCGCTTCACCCCGGCGGACGTTTCAACTACCTGATTGCCGATGGGCACGTGGAGGCGATGACGCCCTACGAGTCTGCTGGCGTCATCAAGGGCAGCCCTGACTACATCAACAGGATGAAGGGCCCTACCTCGGGTCGCTGGACGTACGTTAAGGACTAA
- a CDS encoding trehalase family glycosidase produces MTTDTNTPDATYAALQARLCQGWNTWDVRSLLSHVLLPHALAVRIGIKEYASGRYLGEALVGRHGEQVEAVRPGVRSYDGAYTELEITWANVRLRVESTADDSGLLLLVTPLDRQSVDRSLRLPVLVVGGAFLWNSDGVVRHDGLDLLATPPGESAVRIACSGQRSDDRNVPATGPYVAVTIEDQPIVITAGKPYDAPAARKLLDARRESLHASFAAQGERDGEIAGAVQSALAWNTIHDPDGRRAISPVSRVWSSQQGGWVLFCWDTYFAAILASATGNVDLAYANVVEITRHATEAGFVPNTTNAHGFATRDRSQPPVGGTVLLELFRRHGDAWVVRLLLDRLLKWNRWWHEARAAGEGCLAWGSNTYAPVVGNEWETAKNGVGGRFGGALESGMDNSPTYDDVPFDAATGTLALQDVGLTSLYVSDCDALAELATAVDRHEVAAELRGRAQVYRAGLASLWCEELGLFANRRLDTGEFSHRSAPPSFFPLLVPGVATASQMQRMLKEHLHAPTRFGGEWVIPSCPRDDAAYPEQHYWRGRIWGPHNYLVWLGLRRSGLDDAAADLAHRSAALLLREWRSHRHVHENYHGDSGDGCGYRWSDSFYHWGGLLGIPSILTPK; encoded by the coding sequence ATGACAACTGATACGAACACGCCCGACGCCACCTACGCCGCGCTACAGGCACGGCTGTGCCAGGGGTGGAACACGTGGGACGTGCGCAGCCTGCTCAGTCACGTGCTGTTGCCGCACGCGCTGGCGGTGCGGATCGGCATCAAGGAGTACGCGTCCGGCCGTTACCTGGGTGAGGCGCTTGTGGGGCGGCACGGCGAGCAGGTGGAAGCGGTACGGCCTGGCGTGCGCAGCTACGACGGCGCGTACACCGAACTCGAGATCACCTGGGCGAACGTGCGGCTTCGCGTCGAGTCGACCGCTGACGACAGCGGGCTTCTCCTGCTCGTGACGCCCCTGGACCGCCAGTCGGTCGACCGTTCGCTACGCCTGCCCGTGCTGGTCGTTGGTGGCGCCTTCCTGTGGAACAGCGACGGTGTCGTGCGCCACGATGGACTGGATCTGCTCGCGACGCCGCCGGGCGAATCAGCCGTGCGCATAGCGTGCAGCGGCCAACGGAGCGACGACCGCAACGTGCCGGCGACGGGGCCGTACGTCGCGGTGACGATCGAGGATCAACCGATCGTCATCACCGCCGGCAAACCATATGACGCGCCAGCCGCGCGAAAGTTGCTGGATGCGCGGCGCGAATCGCTGCATGCGAGCTTTGCCGCTCAAGGCGAACGGGACGGGGAAATTGCCGGGGCGGTACAGTCGGCTTTGGCGTGGAACACGATTCACGATCCGGATGGTCGCCGCGCGATCAGCCCGGTAAGCCGCGTGTGGAGCAGCCAGCAGGGTGGGTGGGTGCTGTTCTGCTGGGACACTTATTTTGCTGCCATCTTGGCCAGTGCGACGGGAAACGTGGACCTCGCGTACGCCAACGTCGTCGAGATCACGCGCCACGCGACAGAAGCGGGGTTCGTTCCGAATACTACGAACGCGCATGGCTTTGCGACGCGCGACCGCAGCCAACCGCCCGTCGGTGGAACGGTGCTGCTGGAACTGTTCCGCCGTCACGGCGACGCGTGGGTTGTGCGGTTGCTGCTCGATCGCTTGCTGAAATGGAACCGCTGGTGGCACGAGGCGCGGGCCGCTGGCGAGGGCTGTCTGGCGTGGGGCAGCAACACGTATGCGCCCGTCGTCGGCAACGAGTGGGAGACGGCCAAGAACGGTGTCGGCGGGCGGTTTGGTGGCGCGCTGGAGAGCGGGATGGATAACAGCCCGACCTACGACGACGTGCCGTTCGATGCCGCCACCGGCACGCTCGCGCTGCAGGACGTTGGCCTGACCAGCCTGTACGTATCCGATTGCGACGCGCTGGCGGAACTGGCCACGGCCGTCGACCGCCACGAGGTGGCCGCGGAACTGCGCGGGCGGGCGCAGGTGTATCGTGCGGGTCTGGCTTCGCTGTGGTGCGAGGAATTGGGTCTGTTCGCGAACCGACGGTTGGACACGGGCGAGTTCAGCCATCGTTCGGCGCCGCCGAGCTTTTTCCCACTTTTAGTGCCGGGCGTGGCGACTGCCAGCCAGATGCAGCGGATGTTGAAAGAGCACCTGCATGCGCCGACGCGATTCGGTGGTGAGTGGGTGATTCCCAGCTGCCCGCGCGACGATGCCGCCTACCCCGAGCAGCACTACTGGCGCGGACGCATCTGGGGGCCGCACAACTACCTGGTTTGGCTCGGTTTACGCCGAAGCGGCCTGGATGATGCCGCTGCCGACCTGGCGCATCGGTCGGCGGCGCTGTTGCTGCGCGAGTGGCGGTCACATCGGCATGTACACGAAAACTACCATGGGGACAGTGGCGACGGCTGCGGTTATCGCTGGAGCGATTCGTTCTATCACTGGGGTGGGTTGCTCGGTATTCCGTCCATTTTGACGCCGAAATAG
- a CDS encoding AraC family transcriptional regulator translates to MTTTPDLPPAFTGQPCPPGVIRRDLYLASIGYFRRKRTHVKARFNFPAIALIVRGKGTYRAGNGPCTVVSPGMVIGVYPGPVFDYGPDDDWEEHYIGFDGPNAARLVESGLIPTGGIPLRLPEVTFAVALFQEAARLYQRDAMGDVDRACLVGQQLLVDLHAAAAGAPSPSDPIEAILATCRQRLQEPLDFQALARRHDISYSSVRQQIRARTGLAPAKYLARLRCEAASVLLATTTLPVKEIARRVGVPDPFSFSRAFRRTIGTAPERYRASQRVYG, encoded by the coding sequence ATGACAACGACCCCCGACTTGCCCCCCGCGTTCACCGGTCAACCCTGCCCACCCGGCGTGATCCGCCGCGACCTGTACCTGGCGAGCATCGGGTACTTCCGACGGAAGCGCACGCACGTGAAGGCCCGATTCAACTTCCCGGCCATCGCGCTGATCGTGCGCGGCAAGGGCACGTACCGCGCCGGCAACGGGCCCTGTACCGTGGTGTCGCCGGGCATGGTGATCGGCGTGTACCCGGGACCGGTGTTCGACTACGGCCCGGACGACGATTGGGAGGAGCACTACATCGGCTTCGATGGCCCCAATGCAGCTCGGCTCGTGGAGTCCGGGCTGATCCCCACCGGTGGCATTCCGCTCCGGCTGCCAGAGGTGACGTTCGCGGTCGCGCTGTTCCAGGAGGCCGCCCGCCTCTACCAGCGCGACGCGATGGGTGACGTCGACCGCGCCTGCCTGGTGGGCCAGCAGCTGCTGGTCGACCTCCACGCCGCCGCCGCGGGCGCGCCCTCGCCGAGCGACCCGATCGAGGCCATCCTCGCGACGTGCCGGCAGCGCCTGCAGGAGCCGCTGGACTTCCAGGCGCTGGCGCGCCGGCACGACATCAGCTACTCGTCGGTGCGTCAGCAGATCCGCGCCCGCACCGGGCTGGCGCCGGCTAAGTACCTGGCGCGCCTTCGGTGCGAGGCGGCGAGCGTGCTGCTGGCTACGACGACGCTGCCGGTCAAGGAGATCGCGAGACGGGTCGGCGTTCCGGATCCCTTCTCGTTCAGCCGCGCGTTCCGACGCACGATCGGCACCGCGCCGGAGCGATATCGGGCGAGCCAGCGCGTCTACGGATGA
- a CDS encoding phytanoyl-CoA dioxygenase family protein: MNATAPDITETLSPDQTERFDRDGYIAIPKLLDPTTLETLRDYYDRIIRSEIKLPGDRQLGSVTRQVMHPRKDIPYFNDNPAVSRGLRLAKQLLRADRVEVSFDMLIYKPPMHPKATPWHQDFAYNNMPFAPEGMPMDGGGVQFWVALDDVDFENGCMHFLPGHHKQALRLHYVYAGKPTDEGRLLATAAFGDPDLPNEGIACPLAAGGCTIHAYGTPHYTPPNTSQSRGRRAYIFNVRAM, from the coding sequence ATGAACGCGACCGCCCCTGACATCACCGAGACGCTCAGCCCCGACCAGACTGAACGGTTCGATCGCGACGGCTACATCGCGATCCCGAAACTGCTCGACCCGACAACGCTTGAAACGTTGCGGGACTACTACGACCGCATCATCCGTTCTGAGATTAAGCTTCCCGGCGATCGGCAACTCGGCAGCGTGACGCGGCAGGTCATGCATCCGCGTAAGGACATTCCGTACTTTAACGACAACCCCGCCGTCAGCCGTGGATTGCGGCTTGCAAAGCAGCTGCTTCGCGCCGATCGGGTCGAGGTCTCCTTTGACATGCTGATCTACAAGCCGCCGATGCACCCGAAGGCGACGCCCTGGCACCAGGACTTCGCGTACAACAACATGCCCTTCGCGCCCGAGGGGATGCCAATGGATGGCGGCGGCGTCCAGTTCTGGGTCGCGCTCGACGATGTCGACTTCGAAAATGGCTGCATGCATTTCCTGCCCGGGCACCACAAGCAGGCATTGCGGCTGCATTACGTTTACGCGGGCAAACCCACGGACGAAGGCCGCCTTCTCGCGACCGCGGCGTTCGGCGATCCGGACCTGCCCAACGAGGGCATCGCGTGCCCACTGGCCGCCGGCGGCTGCACGATTCACGCGTATGGAACGCCGCACTATACGCCGCCAAACACGAGCCAAAGCCGCGGACGGCGCGCGTACATCTTCAACGTCCGTGCAATGTGA
- a CDS encoding GDSL-type esterase/lipase family protein, which yields MLYNDVELHNVTAIEAIPGKPGMRLQRVPDSVRADLNEGASGASLAPTSCEVRFVTKSPTPRVKLYSDVHHEYVHVSQGDFLQSEVMIEPGATRTIELQAAVDLPGLVQANGLRSAFAPTVWRLRLSGTGRVHLVSVDAGGLPVRPPMDSEKPAKRWLAYGSSITQGFSAPRLANPYVVQAARQLGVDVYNVGFGGSCHAERELTDYFAARDDWDLITCELGINLHNHTMPIAEAADRFAYLARTLGAAQPDKPVVLITAFFSSHDLRPPSENVRMRADSLRAAVRDAAANCGCDNVTLIEGTDLLPSLRGLSPDLVHPSDHGMTIIADNLAARLAPLIG from the coding sequence ATGCTTTACAACGATGTGGAACTGCACAACGTCACCGCCATTGAGGCCATTCCCGGAAAACCGGGCATGCGCCTGCAGCGGGTTCCCGATTCGGTCCGCGCCGATTTGAACGAGGGCGCGAGCGGCGCCTCGCTCGCGCCCACCTCGTGCGAGGTGCGTTTCGTCACCAAGTCGCCGACCCCACGCGTCAAGCTTTACTCAGACGTGCACCACGAGTACGTGCACGTGTCGCAGGGCGACTTCCTTCAGTCGGAGGTCATGATCGAGCCCGGCGCCACGCGCACGATCGAGCTGCAGGCCGCCGTCGATCTGCCGGGGCTGGTGCAAGCCAACGGGCTGCGATCCGCGTTTGCGCCAACCGTGTGGCGCCTTCGGCTGAGCGGGACCGGCCGCGTCCACCTTGTCTCGGTGGACGCGGGCGGCCTCCCCGTGCGGCCGCCGATGGACAGCGAAAAGCCGGCGAAGCGGTGGCTCGCCTACGGGTCGTCCATCACGCAGGGGTTCAGCGCCCCGCGGCTTGCCAACCCCTACGTCGTGCAGGCCGCGCGGCAGTTGGGCGTAGACGTGTACAACGTCGGCTTCGGCGGCAGCTGTCACGCCGAGCGGGAACTCACCGACTATTTCGCCGCGCGCGACGATTGGGATCTGATCACCTGCGAGCTCGGCATCAACCTGCACAACCACACGATGCCGATCGCCGAGGCGGCTGACCGCTTCGCCTACCTGGCCCGCACGTTAGGTGCTGCCCAACCTGACAAACCGGTCGTCCTGATCACCGCGTTCTTCTCGTCCCACGACCTTCGGCCACCGTCGGAAAACGTCCGAATGCGTGCCGACTCGCTTCGCGCCGCCGTGCGCGACGCTGCGGCCAACTGCGGTTGCGACAACGTTACGTTGATCGAGGGAACGGATCTGTTGCCCAGCCTGAGGGGGCTGTCGCCCGACCTGGTTCACCCCAGCGATCACGGGATGACGATCATCGCTGACAATCTTGCCGCCCGCCTTGCACCGCTGATTGGGTAG
- a CDS encoding right-handed parallel beta-helix repeat-containing protein, with product MNEFSITTDGDDTAPEGPWASLVGARDGLRRLRECGQLKGPARVTVGGGRYAMREAIRFKVADGDTTYVADPNAPAIFDGAERIDGWTETTHAGCRAWVTTVPDVAANRWYFRSLFVRGSRRPRARLPKFTADAKGVANVRRIAELRYPENRKLFAGDNVFKPAAGDVQDWPSLIDAEIVLLHYWLETRLPSPRFDARTGWVRCGRRSVFNLYESFNPKLARYYVDNLYEALSEPGEWYLNRDTGQLTYLPLPDETLEDTEVLAPRLTEFVQVRGQAYNRGALLSEPTDVRPVKGLRFEGLTFRHADWYQPQAEMLPHTLGDFDIQEVPIGSAPQAAAHVPSVINLKFATHCAIDGCTIEHVGFSAVEMGPGCLDCSVLHNQFRQLGGGGIKIGGSELDGALTERTGRITTSDNTISYIGKVFHQSVGILLTNAHDCTIAHNEVAHSCYTGISCGWSWGYRRTVTQDIRIEKNLIRDIGEGVLSDNGGIYLLGVQPGTVVRGNHVCRVTAADYGGWGIYPDEGSAHLLIEGNWVHDTQGPMLNIHYGREIVIRNNVFARSTEGGTLCVGRGEPHISANVFQNLFLGPAKASYQGAYAGDIRQSVRATSNLFHFPDGVPDATHMDFRDDVQHEISWQEWLAAGQDAASINADPMVTETERNLTFAPDSPISRIGFRPYDWSDCGPRPRPQPTK from the coding sequence ATGAATGAGTTCTCGATCACAACCGACGGCGACGATACCGCGCCCGAAGGGCCCTGGGCCTCGTTAGTCGGCGCCCGCGACGGGTTGCGACGATTGCGCGAGTGCGGCCAGTTGAAGGGGCCGGCACGCGTCACCGTGGGCGGTGGCCGCTATGCCATGCGCGAAGCGATCCGCTTCAAGGTGGCCGATGGCGACACCACGTACGTCGCCGACCCCAATGCGCCCGCCATCTTCGACGGCGCCGAGCGCATCGACGGGTGGACCGAGACCACGCACGCCGGGTGCCGCGCCTGGGTGACGACCGTACCCGACGTGGCTGCCAACCGTTGGTATTTCCGATCGCTCTTCGTTCGCGGTTCGCGTCGGCCGCGCGCCCGTCTGCCGAAGTTCACCGCAGATGCCAAAGGCGTCGCGAACGTGCGGCGCATTGCCGAGCTGCGCTACCCGGAGAACCGGAAGCTGTTCGCCGGCGACAACGTCTTCAAGCCCGCCGCCGGCGATGTGCAGGACTGGCCGAGCCTGATTGACGCGGAGATCGTATTGCTGCACTACTGGCTCGAGACGCGGTTGCCCTCGCCACGGTTCGACGCGCGAACGGGTTGGGTGCGGTGCGGCCGGCGGTCGGTCTTCAACCTCTACGAATCGTTCAACCCGAAGCTGGCACGCTATTACGTCGACAACCTGTACGAGGCGCTATCGGAACCCGGCGAGTGGTACCTCAACCGCGACACGGGGCAGCTGACCTACCTGCCGCTGCCCGACGAAACGCTGGAGGACACGGAGGTGCTGGCGCCCCGGCTGACGGAGTTCGTGCAGGTGCGCGGCCAGGCGTACAACCGCGGCGCCCTCCTGTCGGAACCGACCGACGTGCGGCCGGTGAAGGGGCTTCGTTTCGAGGGACTGACGTTCCGGCACGCCGACTGGTACCAGCCGCAGGCCGAAATGCTGCCGCACACGCTCGGCGACTTCGATATTCAGGAAGTGCCGATCGGCAGCGCCCCCCAGGCGGCCGCCCACGTGCCGTCCGTGATCAACCTGAAGTTCGCTACGCATTGCGCGATCGACGGATGCACGATCGAGCACGTCGGCTTCAGCGCGGTGGAGATGGGGCCGGGATGCTTGGACTGCTCGGTCCTTCACAACCAGTTTCGCCAGTTGGGCGGCGGGGGAATCAAGATCGGCGGAAGTGAACTGGACGGCGCGCTCACCGAGCGCACGGGCCGCATCACGACCAGCGACAACACGATCAGCTACATCGGGAAGGTCTTCCATCAGAGCGTCGGCATTCTGCTCACGAATGCTCACGACTGCACGATCGCGCACAACGAGGTCGCCCACAGCTGCTACACGGGCATTTCGTGCGGGTGGTCGTGGGGATACCGCCGGACGGTCACGCAGGACATCCGCATTGAAAAGAACCTCATCCGCGATATCGGCGAGGGCGTGCTGTCCGACAACGGCGGCATCTACCTGCTGGGCGTGCAGCCCGGCACAGTGGTGCGCGGCAACCACGTCTGCCGCGTGACGGCAGCCGATTACGGTGGGTGGGGCATTTACCCGGACGAGGGAAGCGCGCACCTGCTGATCGAGGGCAACTGGGTCCACGACACGCAGGGACCTATGTTGAACATCCATTACGGGCGCGAGATCGTCATCCGTAACAACGTCTTCGCGCGTTCGACCGAGGGTGGCACGCTCTGCGTCGGCCGTGGCGAGCCGCACATCTCGGCCAACGTGTTCCAGAACCTCTTCCTTGGTCCGGCCAAGGCCAGCTACCAGGGCGCCTACGCCGGCGACATCCGCCAATCGGTGCGGGCGACGTCCAACCTGTTCCATTTCCCCGACGGGGTTCCCGACGCCACCCACATGGACTTCCGCGATGACGTGCAACACGAAATCAGCTGGCAGGAATGGCTGGCGGCCGGTCAGGATGCGGCGTCGATCAACGCCGACCCGATGGTGACCGAAACGGAGCGCAACTTGACGTTTGCGCCCGACAGCCCCATCTCGCGCATCGGTTTTCGTCCCTACGACTGGTCGGACTGCGGGCCGCGACCGCGACCGCAGCCCACGAAGTAG